From the genome of Streptomyces sp. NBC_01260, one region includes:
- a CDS encoding urease subunit beta codes for MTFRQKYIYGKDPIEINAGRRTLKVTVSNTGDRAVQIGSHYHFFEVNSALLFDRQETLGMHLNIAAGTSVRFEPGGSREVELCAYGGTGRLVGFSGLLNGSLASHPARVEAVRKAIEQGFQGAQNTPAAKSAKATKPAAKAAKPAAKPTKPATKEKKKGSR; via the coding sequence ATGACGTTCCGTCAGAAGTACATTTACGGCAAGGACCCCATCGAGATCAACGCGGGCCGCCGCACGCTGAAGGTCACCGTGAGCAACACCGGCGACCGTGCGGTACAGATCGGCTCCCACTACCACTTCTTCGAGGTCAACTCGGCGCTGCTGTTCGACCGCCAGGAGACGCTCGGCATGCACCTCAACATCGCCGCTGGCACCTCCGTGCGCTTCGAGCCCGGCGGCTCGCGCGAGGTCGAACTGTGCGCGTACGGCGGAACCGGTCGGCTGGTCGGCTTCAGCGGGCTGCTCAACGGCAGCCTCGCCTCCCACCCCGCACGCGTCGAAGCCGTCCGCAAGGCCATTGAGCAGGGCTTCCAGGGCGCGCAGAACACCCCCGCCGCCAAGAGTGCCAAGGCCACCAAGCCTGCCGCCAAGGCAGCCAAGCCCGCCGCCAAGCCCACCAAGCCCGCCACCAAGGAAAAGAAGAAGGGTTCGCGCTGA
- a CDS encoding fluoride efflux transporter FluC: MSPRMRLNLHSHPDHHPGVQLSVVGAVAVGGAAGAVARYGAERLWPTGATAFPWTVLLINTVGCFLMGVLMVTVKLRFPGAPRLISPLLGTGVLGGFTTFSHYTDDVRQLFENHQPGYAVGCLVLTVVAALTAVTAGAFVTHFAFGRSYVTENGAS, encoded by the coding sequence ATGTCCCCCAGGATGCGCCTGAACCTCCATAGCCACCCCGACCATCACCCCGGGGTGCAGCTGTCGGTCGTGGGCGCCGTCGCGGTCGGCGGCGCCGCCGGAGCCGTCGCCCGGTACGGCGCCGAACGCCTCTGGCCGACCGGCGCCACCGCTTTCCCGTGGACGGTTCTGCTGATCAACACGGTGGGCTGTTTCCTGATGGGCGTCCTGATGGTCACCGTGAAGCTGCGCTTCCCCGGTGCTCCCCGGCTGATCAGTCCGCTGCTCGGCACCGGTGTGCTCGGCGGATTCACCACGTTCTCGCACTACACGGACGACGTCCGGCAGCTGTTCGAGAACCACCAGCCGGGGTACGCGGTCGGCTGCCTGGTACTGACCGTGGTGGCCGCGCTGACCGCCGTGACGGCGGGTGCCTTCGTCACCCACTTCGCCTTCGGGCGTTCCTACGTCACGGAGAACGGCGCGTCATGA
- the ureC gene encoding urease subunit alpha encodes MPILPRKQYTDMFGPTVGDRFHLADTNLVVEVEKDFSEGQYGDEILYGGGKTMRDGMGSDPQVTAAQGALDTVITNVVLIDPIVGVVKCDIGIKDGFIAGIGKSGNPQTQNNVHPNLVIGAGTEAIAGEHLIATAGAIDSHVHLIAPQQAEQALTNGITTLIGGGTGPSDGTNGTTCTPGPYNIARFLQAAEAFPVNLGIMGKGNGSLPEALNEQIVAGACALKVHEDWGATPAVIDNALNVADQYDVQVAIHTDSLNESGYFEDTRSAFDGRTIHTFHSEGAGGGHAPDIMRVAGEPNVLPSSTNPTLPYTKNSVDELLDMVMVCHHLSHDIPEDVSFADSRVRAETIAAESVLHDLGVISMISSDSQAMGRVGESVTRTFQIAHHCKDKLGTMEGDSARNDNQRVLRYLAKVTINPAIATGISDHVGSIEKGKLADIVLWPIHSFGAKPKMVIKGGIISWAQMGDPNASLPTPQPVTYRPMFGQYGKALPTTHATFMSQAGIAAGVPAELGLDRMILPVSRTRTIGKHNMVRNDALPDIQVDPETFKVTLNGKVATIDPAEKLPLNHLYFLV; translated from the coding sequence ATGCCCATCCTGCCCCGCAAGCAGTACACCGACATGTTCGGCCCGACGGTCGGCGACCGCTTCCACCTCGCCGACACCAACCTCGTCGTCGAGGTCGAGAAGGACTTCAGCGAGGGCCAGTACGGGGACGAGATCCTCTACGGCGGCGGCAAGACCATGCGTGACGGCATGGGCTCCGATCCGCAGGTCACCGCCGCCCAGGGCGCTCTCGACACCGTCATCACCAACGTCGTGCTCATCGACCCCATCGTCGGTGTCGTCAAGTGCGACATCGGCATCAAGGACGGCTTCATCGCCGGCATCGGCAAGTCGGGCAATCCACAGACCCAGAACAACGTGCACCCGAACCTGGTCATCGGGGCGGGCACCGAGGCCATCGCCGGTGAACACCTCATCGCCACCGCGGGAGCGATCGACAGCCACGTCCACCTGATCGCACCGCAACAGGCCGAGCAGGCACTCACCAACGGCATCACCACGCTCATCGGCGGTGGTACCGGGCCGAGCGACGGCACGAACGGCACCACCTGCACGCCGGGACCGTACAACATCGCCCGGTTCCTGCAGGCGGCCGAGGCCTTCCCGGTCAACCTCGGCATCATGGGCAAGGGCAACGGCAGCCTGCCCGAGGCGCTCAACGAGCAGATCGTCGCCGGTGCCTGCGCCCTGAAGGTCCACGAGGACTGGGGCGCCACCCCCGCCGTGATCGACAACGCGTTGAACGTAGCCGACCAGTACGACGTCCAGGTGGCCATCCACACCGACAGCCTCAACGAGAGCGGCTACTTCGAAGACACCCGCTCCGCGTTCGACGGCCGCACCATCCACACCTTCCACAGCGAGGGCGCGGGCGGCGGGCACGCCCCTGACATCATGCGGGTGGCCGGCGAGCCGAACGTGCTGCCGTCCTCCACCAACCCGACGCTGCCTTACACCAAGAACTCGGTGGACGAGCTGCTCGACATGGTCATGGTCTGTCACCACCTCAGCCACGACATCCCCGAGGACGTCTCCTTCGCCGACAGCCGGGTCCGGGCCGAGACGATCGCCGCCGAGTCGGTCCTGCACGACCTCGGTGTGATCAGCATGATCTCCTCCGACTCCCAGGCGATGGGCCGGGTCGGGGAGTCCGTCACCCGGACCTTCCAGATCGCCCACCACTGCAAGGACAAGCTCGGCACGATGGAGGGCGACTCCGCTCGCAACGACAACCAGCGGGTGCTGCGCTACCTGGCGAAGGTCACCATCAACCCCGCCATCGCCACCGGTATCTCGGATCACGTGGGTTCGATCGAGAAGGGGAAGCTCGCCGACATCGTGCTCTGGCCGATCCACTCCTTCGGTGCCAAGCCGAAGATGGTGATCAAGGGCGGCATCATCTCGTGGGCGCAGATGGGCGACCCCAACGCCTCACTGCCGACCCCGCAGCCCGTCACCTACCGCCCGATGTTCGGGCAGTACGGCAAGGCCCTGCCGACGACGCATGCCACCTTCATGTCCCAGGCCGGCATCGCTGCCGGGGTCCCGGCCGAGCTGGGCCTGGACCGCATGATCCTGCCGGTGAGCCGCACCCGCACCATCGGCAAGCACAACATGGTCCGCAACGACGCCCTGCCGGACATCCAGGTCGACCCGGAGACGTTCAAGGTCACGCTCAACGGCAAGGTCGCCACCATCGACCCGGCCGAGAAGCTGCCCCTCAATCACCTGTACTTCCTGGTCTAG
- a CDS encoding fluoride efflux transporter FluC, whose translation MTDWLLVIAGGLVGAPLRYCLGVDAKFRLHSVFPWGTFAANAGAALFLGFITEAVTDGDLGAKLNLLLATGFCGALSTWSTFSYELLTLNSARRLTLAAGYLLLTVCAGVGLSFAGAAVASAAF comes from the coding sequence ATGACCGACTGGCTGCTCGTCATCGCCGGCGGACTCGTGGGCGCACCGCTGCGCTACTGCCTCGGGGTCGACGCGAAGTTCCGCCTGCACAGCGTCTTCCCGTGGGGCACGTTCGCCGCCAACGCCGGCGCGGCCCTGTTCCTCGGCTTCATCACCGAGGCGGTGACCGACGGCGACCTGGGGGCCAAGCTCAATCTGCTGCTCGCCACCGGGTTCTGCGGCGCCCTGTCCACCTGGTCGACGTTCTCCTACGAACTGCTGACCCTGAACTCCGCCCGTCGGCTGACCCTGGCGGCGGGCTATCTGCTGCTCACCGTGTGCGCGGGGGTCGGTCTCTCGTTCGCCGGGGCTGCCGTGGCCAGCGCGGCCTTCTGA
- a CDS encoding urease subunit gamma, whose amino-acid sequence MNLAPREIDKLLVYVVADLARKRQGRGLKLNYSESVALITEAILEAARDGKSVADCMELGRQVVGEPDTMPGVREMLGLLQVEASFVDGTKLVSCHDPIGG is encoded by the coding sequence ATGAACCTCGCCCCCCGCGAGATCGACAAGCTGCTGGTGTACGTGGTGGCCGACCTGGCCCGCAAACGCCAGGGACGCGGCCTCAAGCTCAACTACAGCGAGTCGGTCGCGCTGATCACCGAGGCGATCCTCGAAGCCGCGCGCGACGGCAAGAGCGTCGCGGACTGCATGGAACTGGGCCGCCAAGTCGTGGGCGAGCCGGACACCATGCCCGGCGTACGGGAGATGCTCGGCCTGCTCCAGGTCGAGGCGTCCTTCGTGGACGGTACGAAGCTGGTGTCCTGCCACGACCCGATCGGGGGCTGA
- a CDS encoding RNA polymerase sigma factor SigF has translation MAATTEQTGGALGAARSLSEQSGTYTDAGTSELPWIEDTGKVAPKDARALSKLFLDRLQVLEEGTREYQYARNTLIEMNLSLVRYAASRFRNRGGDDTEDIIQVGTIGLIKAIDRFDLSREVEFATFAVPYIVGEIKRFFRDTTWAVHVPRRLQELRVDLAKAKEQLSAKLDRDPTVKELAELIDLPEEEIIEGLVAANGYSAGSLDSPSAETDSGSDQRSFAETIGEADPGMETVENLHTLAPLLEQLDDRERRIVQMRFGQEMTQSQIGAELGVSQMHVSRLLARIVKQLRAGMSVEA, from the coding sequence ATGGCGGCCACGACGGAGCAGACCGGCGGAGCCCTTGGCGCAGCGCGCTCGCTTTCGGAGCAGTCCGGCACCTACACGGATGCCGGCACTTCGGAGCTGCCGTGGATCGAGGACACCGGAAAGGTGGCTCCGAAGGACGCCCGCGCCCTGTCGAAGCTGTTCCTCGACCGGCTCCAGGTCCTCGAGGAAGGCACCCGCGAGTACCAGTACGCGCGCAACACCCTCATCGAGATGAACCTCTCGCTGGTGCGGTACGCCGCCTCGCGGTTCCGCAACCGCGGTGGCGACGACACCGAGGACATCATCCAGGTGGGCACCATCGGGCTGATCAAGGCGATCGACCGGTTCGACCTCTCGCGTGAGGTCGAGTTCGCCACCTTCGCGGTCCCGTACATCGTCGGGGAGATCAAGCGCTTCTTCCGGGACACGACGTGGGCGGTGCACGTGCCGCGGCGGCTCCAGGAACTGCGTGTCGATCTGGCGAAGGCGAAGGAGCAGCTGTCGGCGAAGCTCGACCGCGACCCGACCGTCAAGGAGCTCGCCGAACTCATCGACCTGCCCGAGGAAGAGATCATCGAGGGGCTCGTCGCGGCCAACGGCTATTCGGCGGGGTCCCTGGACTCCCCCTCGGCCGAGACCGATTCCGGGAGCGACCAGCGGTCGTTCGCCGAGACGATCGGCGAGGCCGATCCGGGGATGGAGACCGTCGAGAACCTCCACACCCTGGCGCCGCTGCTGGAACAGCTCGACGACCGCGAGCGCAGGATCGTGCAGATGCGCTTCGGCCAGGAGATGACGCAGTCCCAGATCGGTGCCGAGCTCGGCGTCTCGCAGATGCACGTCTCCCGGCTGCTCGCCCGCATCGTCAAGCAGTTGCGCGCCGGGATGTCCGTCGAGGCGTGA
- a CDS encoding sensor histidine kinase has translation MTSDSPADPPMRPGRLARLSVQNWVHLILACFVLVVCGCLVVGGLVLARISDRTTELVDRIQPARSASFQLQNALLDQETGVRGYALSGDPSFLQPYATGKRDEQLRLARVRSAMGDAEPYARDLDRIAAASAQWRAEHAEPLIAAVRRDGQESRLSARIAGSKTAFDALRRLYSTQQSHLDTARDHARAQLNDARVTRDRTLIALVACFVVCVIALSLLLHRVVGRPLHALAEASREVQSGAFRRRIEVHGPSDVRAVAGAVEDMRCRLVEELDASQEREDLLAQQTEELRRSNSELEQFAYVASHDLQEPLRKVASFCQLLEKRYGTELDARGKQYIDFAVDGAKRMQVLINDLLTFSRVGRVHDSWSTVDLDRSLDRALANLALVIEESGTTVVREDTLPEVNGDGTTLAMIWQNLIGNAVKFRRADEPCVITVGCVREDDVWHFTVTDNGIGIAPEFAEKVFVIFQRLHARDEYDGTGIGLALCRKIIEFHGGRIWLDPEPRQGARIHFSLPAEDGGSPAGDPAEPARPAEISGDTA, from the coding sequence ATGACCAGTGACTCACCGGCAGACCCCCCGATGCGGCCGGGGCGGCTGGCACGGCTGTCGGTCCAGAACTGGGTCCATCTGATCCTGGCCTGTTTCGTCCTGGTCGTGTGCGGCTGCCTGGTCGTCGGCGGACTCGTGCTGGCCCGGATATCCGACCGGACCACCGAACTGGTGGACCGCATCCAGCCCGCCCGCTCCGCCTCCTTCCAGCTGCAGAACGCGCTGCTCGACCAGGAGACCGGGGTCCGTGGCTACGCCCTCAGCGGCGACCCCTCCTTCCTCCAGCCCTACGCGACGGGCAAGCGCGACGAACAGCTGCGGCTGGCGCGGGTCCGCTCGGCGATGGGCGACGCCGAACCGTACGCCCGCGATCTGGACCGGATCGCCGCGGCCTCCGCGCAGTGGCGCGCGGAGCATGCCGAACCGTTGATCGCCGCTGTCCGCCGCGACGGCCAAGAGAGCCGGTTGTCCGCCAGGATCGCCGGGAGCAAGACCGCCTTCGACGCTCTGCGGCGGCTCTACAGCACACAGCAGTCCCATCTCGACACCGCCCGGGACCACGCGCGCGCCCAGCTCAACGACGCACGTGTCACACGCGACCGGACGCTGATCGCGCTCGTGGCCTGCTTCGTGGTGTGTGTGATCGCCCTCAGCCTGCTGCTGCACCGGGTGGTGGGACGGCCGCTCCACGCGCTGGCCGAGGCCTCCCGCGAGGTGCAGTCCGGCGCCTTCCGCCGCCGGATCGAGGTGCACGGGCCGTCCGACGTACGGGCGGTGGCCGGCGCCGTCGAGGACATGCGGTGCCGGCTGGTCGAGGAGCTCGACGCCTCCCAGGAGCGGGAGGACCTGCTGGCCCAGCAGACGGAGGAGCTCCGCCGCTCCAACTCCGAGCTGGAGCAGTTCGCGTATGTCGCCTCGCACGACCTCCAGGAGCCGCTGCGGAAGGTCGCGTCCTTCTGCCAGCTCCTGGAGAAGCGCTACGGGACGGAGCTGGACGCGCGCGGCAAGCAGTACATCGACTTCGCGGTCGACGGTGCCAAGCGCATGCAGGTGCTCATCAACGACCTGCTCACCTTCTCCCGGGTGGGCCGGGTCCACGACAGCTGGAGCACCGTCGACCTCGACCGCTCGCTGGACCGGGCGCTGGCCAATCTGGCACTGGTCATCGAGGAGTCCGGCACCACGGTCGTGCGCGAGGACACGCTGCCCGAGGTGAACGGCGACGGAACGACCCTGGCCATGATCTGGCAGAACCTGATCGGGAACGCGGTGAAGTTCCGCCGCGCGGACGAGCCGTGCGTGATCACGGTCGGCTGCGTACGGGAGGACGACGTCTGGCACTTCACCGTGACGGACAACGGGATCGGGATCGCCCCCGAGTTCGCCGAGAAGGTCTTCGTCATCTTCCAGCGTCTGCACGCCCGCGACGAGTACGACGGCACGGGAATCGGACTCGCTCTCTGCCGCAAGATCATCGAGTTCCACGGCGGCCGGATCTGGCTGGATCCCGAACCCCGCCAGGGCGCCCGTATCCACTTCAGCCTGCCCGCCGAGGACGGCGGGTCCCCGGCCGGGGACCCGGCCGAACCCGCCCGACCCGCCGAGATCTCCGGAGATACCGCGTGA
- a CDS encoding SDR family NAD(P)-dependent oxidoreductase codes for MTVTEDSPELAPGIEEFGPGIDPQRLAVCLSVLDELDAIEVDHPDAIAVRRATAGVYRTVKQRRRQERRAAKTAHDKAVTEATATGSAERIDDETQGVLPSSSAAAEIAGVLQRPRSCYICKTRYVEVDAFYHQLCQSCARQNRSRRDARTDLTGRRALLTGGRAKIGMYIALRLLRDGAHTTITTRFPNDAIRRFKAMPDSDEWIHRLKIVGIDLRDPAQVVALADSVAAEGPLDILINNAAQTVRRSPQAYSELLGAESAPLPAGELPAAEVIGTFGSGTVDRVAALPAARKEGLSAQDVTELALVTGSASLERIAAGTAIDAGGLVPDLHHTNSWIQTVDEVEPIELLEVQLCNSTAPFILISRLRPAMAATAAKHSYVVNVSAMEGVFGRGYKGAGHPHTNMAKAALNMLTRTSAQEMFEKDGILMTAVDTGWITDERPHPDKIRLAEEGFHAPLDLVDGAARVYDPIVRGEAGETMYGCFLKDYAPANW; via the coding sequence ATGACGGTGACAGAGGACAGCCCGGAGCTCGCGCCCGGTATCGAGGAGTTCGGTCCCGGTATCGACCCGCAGCGGCTGGCCGTCTGCCTGAGTGTGCTCGACGAGCTCGACGCCATCGAGGTCGACCACCCGGACGCCATCGCGGTGCGCCGCGCCACCGCCGGTGTCTACCGGACCGTGAAGCAGCGCCGCCGCCAGGAGCGCCGGGCCGCCAAGACCGCGCACGACAAGGCCGTCACCGAGGCCACCGCGACCGGTTCGGCCGAGCGCATCGACGACGAGACGCAGGGCGTCCTGCCGTCCTCCTCCGCCGCCGCGGAGATCGCGGGCGTTCTCCAGCGCCCCCGGTCCTGCTACATCTGCAAGACGCGGTACGTCGAGGTGGACGCGTTCTACCACCAGCTCTGCCAGTCGTGCGCCCGGCAGAACCGCTCCCGCCGTGACGCGCGCACCGACCTGACCGGGCGCCGGGCGCTGCTCACCGGCGGCCGCGCCAAGATCGGTATGTATATCGCGCTGCGGCTGCTGCGTGACGGTGCGCACACCACGATCACCACCCGTTTCCCCAATGACGCGATCCGCCGCTTCAAGGCGATGCCGGACAGCGACGAGTGGATCCACCGGCTGAAGATCGTCGGCATCGATCTGCGCGACCCCGCCCAGGTCGTCGCGCTCGCCGACTCGGTCGCCGCCGAGGGGCCGCTGGACATCCTGATCAACAACGCCGCGCAGACGGTGCGCCGCTCGCCGCAGGCCTACAGCGAGCTGCTCGGTGCCGAGTCCGCCCCGCTGCCCGCGGGCGAACTGCCCGCCGCCGAGGTGATCGGCACCTTCGGCAGCGGCACCGTCGACCGCGTCGCCGCGCTGCCCGCCGCCCGCAAGGAAGGGCTGAGCGCGCAGGACGTCACCGAACTCGCGCTGGTCACCGGATCCGCGTCGCTGGAGCGCATCGCTGCCGGCACTGCCATCGACGCGGGCGGGCTCGTCCCCGACCTGCACCACACCAACAGCTGGATCCAGACAGTCGACGAGGTCGAGCCGATCGAGCTGCTGGAAGTCCAGCTGTGCAACTCGACCGCGCCGTTCATCCTGATCAGCCGGCTCCGCCCGGCGATGGCGGCGACGGCCGCCAAGCACTCCTACGTGGTCAACGTCTCCGCGATGGAGGGCGTGTTCGGCCGCGGCTACAAGGGCGCAGGCCACCCGCACACCAACATGGCCAAGGCCGCGCTGAACATGCTGACGCGCACCAGCGCCCAGGAGATGTTCGAGAAGGACGGCATCCTGATGACCGCCGTCGACACCGGCTGGATCACCGACGAGCGGCCGCACCCCGACAAGATCCGGCTGGCCGAGGAGGGCTTCCACGCCCCGCTCGACCTGGTCGACGGGGCCGCCCGCGTCTACGACCCGATCGTCCGCGGTGAAGCGGGCGAGACGATGTACGGCTGCTTCCTCAAGGACTACGCCCCCGCGAACTGGTAG
- a CDS encoding PP2C family protein-serine/threonine phosphatase, with amino-acid sequence MRTDSHAQHPLSTALPVQAGSQSPDGRPSVWDVNASILLVEDDAGDALLVEEMLADGELDSALTWCKTLTEALTFLRGHRTPVCVLLDLHLPDVHGLSAVTQIVETTPDAAIVVLTGLSEAEAGLDAVATGAQDYLVKGRLDPQALSRAVRYALQRKQVERAAAALRANQQMAQENARLERGLLPVPLLNDDSFEAVARYEPGRAHGLLSGDFYDVVQTADGTVHAVIGDVSGHGAAEAALGVCLRVAWRTAVLCRTDQLEQLALLEEILVAERSDPHVFATVTSLVFPPGGDHVRIVRAGHPGLLLRHGTGIEWVEPEGGIALGLLPGHGQWISTDLTLAPGAGLVLFSDGLFEGRTGPDTRLGEDGLLAMARSRAGLPARPFIDALVAGASDAAAPHGGLADDVAVLHLAWNRTPHDQ; translated from the coding sequence ATGCGTACTGACTCCCACGCTCAGCATCCGCTCAGCACAGCTCTCCCGGTACAGGCCGGGTCGCAGTCGCCGGACGGCCGGCCCTCCGTGTGGGACGTCAACGCCTCCATCCTCCTGGTCGAGGACGACGCGGGCGACGCCCTCCTCGTCGAGGAGATGCTCGCCGACGGCGAGCTGGACTCCGCTCTCACCTGGTGCAAGACCCTGACCGAGGCCCTGACTTTTCTGCGCGGGCACCGGACACCCGTCTGTGTCCTGCTGGACCTGCACCTTCCCGATGTGCACGGGCTGAGTGCCGTCACCCAGATCGTGGAGACCACCCCGGACGCCGCCATCGTGGTGCTGACCGGCCTCTCCGAGGCCGAGGCCGGGCTCGACGCGGTGGCCACCGGCGCGCAGGACTACCTGGTCAAGGGACGGCTCGACCCGCAGGCGCTGTCCCGTGCCGTCCGCTACGCCCTCCAGCGCAAGCAGGTCGAACGGGCTGCGGCGGCCCTGCGCGCCAACCAGCAGATGGCCCAGGAGAACGCCCGCCTCGAACGGGGGCTGCTGCCCGTACCACTCCTGAACGACGACAGTTTCGAGGCGGTCGCCCGCTACGAGCCCGGCCGCGCCCACGGCCTGCTCAGCGGTGACTTCTACGATGTGGTCCAGACCGCCGACGGCACGGTTCACGCCGTGATCGGCGATGTGTCGGGGCACGGTGCGGCGGAGGCCGCGCTGGGGGTGTGCCTGCGGGTGGCCTGGCGCACGGCGGTGCTGTGCCGCACCGACCAGTTGGAACAGCTCGCGCTGCTCGAGGAGATCCTCGTCGCCGAGCGGTCCGACCCGCATGTCTTCGCGACCGTCACCTCACTCGTCTTTCCGCCCGGCGGGGACCACGTCCGGATCGTGCGGGCGGGGCACCCGGGGCTCCTGCTGCGCCACGGCACGGGCATCGAGTGGGTGGAACCCGAGGGTGGCATCGCTCTCGGCCTGCTGCCCGGTCACGGCCAGTGGATCTCCACCGACCTGACGCTGGCGCCCGGCGCCGGTCTCGTACTCTTCAGCGACGGCCTGTTCGAGGGGCGCACCGGACCGGACACCCGGCTGGGTGAGGACGGGCTGCTCGCCATGGCCCGGAGCCGGGCCGGTCTGCCCGCCCGGCCGTTCATCGACGCACTGGTCGCCGGCGCCTCCGACGCGGCCGCTCCCCACGGCGGCCTCGCTGACGACGTCGCCGTGCTGCACCTCGCCTGGAACAGGACACCTCATGACCAGTGA
- a CDS encoding urea transporter — MPIAEPEIVRRMERRQPSAYVLASLRGFGQVDLQAGLLTGVAILVALWVSGWQNGLFATLGTLLATATAYALAVDRSGIALGLQGYAGCLTGIALVSSLGNHLATYVLTVVGAIMCTLLMAALGTFLTPYGLTPLTAPFCLVSGVMVVGAPSFERVWHGAPASVASTTTGDTAMSWSVLWHAFFNNVSQVFLIDSWYVGLIMLVGLALAGLRVVLYAAAGSVIGIVAAWLLGAPTALIANGIYGYNAVLVAIAIGAVFMANTVWTGVYALFGAAASTGLTASLTSFFKPFGGHTFTWPFILTTWALMAAVPLLPRLRRSG, encoded by the coding sequence TTGCCCATCGCCGAGCCGGAAATCGTCCGGCGGATGGAGCGCCGTCAGCCGTCCGCGTACGTTCTGGCCTCCCTGCGGGGGTTCGGACAGGTCGACCTCCAGGCCGGCCTGCTGACCGGAGTGGCGATCCTCGTCGCGCTGTGGGTGTCGGGCTGGCAGAACGGCCTCTTCGCCACGCTCGGCACCCTGCTCGCCACCGCGACCGCCTACGCCCTCGCCGTCGACCGGTCGGGGATCGCGCTCGGCCTCCAGGGATATGCGGGCTGCCTGACGGGCATCGCCCTCGTCTCCTCGCTGGGGAACCATCTCGCCACCTATGTGCTGACCGTCGTCGGCGCCATCATGTGCACCCTCCTGATGGCCGCCCTGGGCACCTTCCTCACCCCCTACGGGCTCACCCCGCTGACCGCGCCCTTCTGTCTGGTCTCCGGAGTGATGGTGGTGGGCGCCCCCTCGTTCGAGCGGGTCTGGCACGGCGCCCCGGCCTCCGTGGCCAGCACCACCACCGGCGATACCGCGATGTCCTGGAGCGTGCTGTGGCACGCGTTCTTCAACAACGTCTCGCAGGTCTTCCTGATCGACAGCTGGTACGTCGGACTGATCATGCTCGTCGGCCTCGCCCTGGCCGGTCTGCGCGTCGTGCTCTACGCGGCGGCCGGCAGCGTGATCGGCATCGTCGCCGCGTGGCTGCTGGGCGCACCGACGGCGCTGATCGCCAACGGCATCTACGGATACAACGCGGTGCTCGTGGCCATCGCCATCGGCGCGGTCTTCATGGCGAACACGGTGTGGACCGGTGTGTACGCGCTGTTCGGCGCCGCGGCCAGCACCGGACTGACGGCGTCGCTGACGTCCTTCTTCAAGCCCTTCGGCGGCCACACCTTCACCTGGCCCTTCATTCTCACCACCTGGGCGCTGATGGCCGCCGTGCCGCTGCTGCCCCGCCTTCGCCGGAGCGGCTGA
- a CDS encoding sirohydrochlorin chelatase — translation MAERCAVIAVCGHEAAYGRALEGLVDPGVSVVPSGRELFRSVCANLRRGEETVVVPMTLGRDPGLVADTARTLRAVPGGERAATVLAEPFGTAQHLVGWLRAAAGRVPEASALLVTAPSGDPFEDAELYRIAALVRRYGRHALVEVAFTGGDPDPAEGVRRCRLLGAERVTLLSAGFAPPEAPEVGGAAGLPVDRAGPLVSASALRRVLAERVADARRRRREHGDDGIAPGLTAAENHGYSHAHPPGEGHDHGHGPGHQHEHGPGHTHPHQHPSADGAGQVIRSIA, via the coding sequence GTGGCCGAGCGCTGCGCGGTCATCGCCGTGTGCGGCCACGAAGCGGCGTACGGGCGTGCGCTGGAGGGACTCGTGGACCCCGGGGTGAGCGTCGTGCCGAGCGGGCGCGAGCTGTTCCGGAGCGTCTGCGCGAACCTGCGCCGGGGCGAGGAGACCGTGGTCGTCCCGATGACGCTCGGCCGGGACCCCGGACTCGTCGCGGACACCGCCCGGACCCTGCGTGCCGTTCCCGGCGGCGAACGGGCGGCGACCGTGCTCGCCGAGCCGTTCGGCACCGCCCAGCACCTCGTCGGCTGGCTGCGCGCGGCGGCGGGACGCGTGCCGGAGGCGTCCGCCCTGCTGGTCACGGCCCCGTCCGGCGACCCGTTCGAGGACGCGGAGCTGTACCGGATCGCCGCACTCGTGCGCCGCTACGGGCGGCACGCCCTGGTCGAGGTCGCGTTCACCGGCGGGGACCCGGACCCGGCCGAGGGCGTCCGGCGCTGCCGGCTGCTCGGCGCGGAGCGCGTGACGCTGCTGTCGGCCGGGTTCGCGCCGCCGGAGGCGCCCGAGGTGGGCGGTGCGGCCGGGCTTCCGGTGGACCGCGCGGGTCCGCTCGTGTCCGCGTCCGCGCTGCGACGGGTGCTGGCCGAGAGGGTGGCCGACGCCCGGCGGCGCCGCCGCGAGCACGGCGACGACGGCATCGCGCCCGGGCTGACCGCGGCCGAGAACCACGGCTACTCCCACGCCCACCCACCGGGCGAGGGCCACGACCACGGCCACGGTCCTGGCCACCAGCACGAGCACGGCCCAGGCCATACGCACCCGCATCAGCACCCGTCCGCCGATGGAGCGGGCCAAGTCATCAGGAGCATCGCATGA